Proteins from a single region of Dyadobacter fanqingshengii:
- a CDS encoding SusC/RagA family TonB-linked outer membrane protein, with protein MMNLSFHVFRRHDLSNAKNIVTKERSAGPGTGLFAILMILIGLTTNAFAQDVNVSGRVTDAKTGGIPGVTITIKGSTKGTNTDVEGNYQIGVPGNSTLTFSAIGYETQDVAVGNKSTLNVTLSEDVKALEEVVVVGYGTVKKKDATGAVSALGSKDFQKGIVTSPEQLMQGRVAGVQITQSSGEPGGGINVRIRGTSSVLGGNNPLFVIDGVPLSGDNTSSGGDNQGVGRQPAKNPLNFLNPDDIASMDILKDASATAIYGSRGANGVVLITTKRGKGKGALDYGYSLGISNITKKYDLLDAAGYKAAGGQDQGSDTDWQDLLFRTALTHQHNLSYGGGDASGNYRFSLGYMNQDGIVQTSNVKRYSVGFSGTKKFIGDKLTIGSNLNFANTQDTGVPISENIGFEGDLMGSILKANPTRPAYRGDTLNQSTTTEPNPLAFVNLSKDNSNTLRALGNINAELEIFSGLKFKTVLGFDKSMSTRKQAYSRDLVVAGIEKIGRVYIRDVESNNQLMENYFTYDKEIGSVTLNALLGYSYQSFESGSKNVAAANFRTNDLDLMINNLGIAGTVGIKDATALSSVGSVIQNSSYVKDELQSYFGRVNLGFGSKYLFTGTLRVDGSSKFGGNNKYGYFPSGAFKWKLVEENFIPKTVFTDLSLRVGFGVTGNQAIPHNVYDRRDRYSDYAINQGGDGITGGGLNAVAFNNPDLKWESTAAFNLGIDFSILKGRLSGTVDLYNKSTKDLLFKVVAAQPAPNPFVYRNLDTDIQNRGIELALTGVIVDGKKFTWEMVLNGSYNKNLVKNLIGTYDTGEINGQGLSGAFAQRLAEGQPLFAYFLREFGGFDDNGNSLYPNGDFQQFLGGKSPLPKVNAGLTNNLTFGAFDMSLFFNGVFGHYLYSNTANAFFTQGSFANGRNVTKDVIGNGEGALNAPDVSTRFLEKGNFIRLQNLSLGYRVPMKANKVLSNARVFVTGQNLLTFTKYSGQDPEVSTNKSLNDIPSFGIDYTAYPRARTWTVGVNVSF; from the coding sequence ATGATGAATTTATCCTTTCATGTGTTTCGTCGACATGATTTAAGCAATGCAAAAAACATTGTGACGAAAGAAAGATCTGCAGGACCAGGCACAGGGCTTTTCGCCATCCTAATGATCTTGATTGGCTTAACTACAAATGCTTTTGCGCAGGATGTGAATGTTTCCGGTAGGGTTACAGACGCTAAAACCGGTGGAATTCCGGGAGTTACCATTACAATTAAGGGAAGTACAAAAGGAACGAATACAGACGTAGAAGGAAATTATCAGATCGGCGTTCCGGGCAACTCAACATTGACTTTCAGCGCCATTGGATATGAGACGCAGGATGTGGCGGTTGGCAACAAATCAACTCTTAATGTTACACTTTCCGAAGATGTTAAAGCTTTGGAAGAAGTCGTTGTCGTAGGTTACGGAACGGTGAAGAAAAAGGATGCAACTGGTGCGGTTTCCGCTTTGGGATCGAAAGATTTCCAGAAAGGGATCGTGACTTCTCCTGAGCAATTGATGCAGGGACGCGTTGCGGGTGTGCAAATTACCCAGTCCAGCGGTGAGCCGGGTGGTGGAATTAACGTGCGTATACGGGGAACGTCGTCGGTATTGGGTGGTAACAACCCTTTGTTCGTGATCGACGGTGTGCCATTGAGTGGTGATAATACTTCGTCAGGTGGTGATAACCAGGGTGTTGGTCGTCAGCCGGCAAAAAACCCGCTTAACTTCCTTAACCCGGACGATATCGCGAGCATGGACATCCTTAAAGATGCTTCTGCAACAGCGATCTACGGTTCACGCGGTGCGAATGGTGTTGTTTTGATCACAACAAAAAGAGGAAAAGGAAAAGGTGCCCTTGATTATGGATATTCATTGGGTATCAGCAATATCACTAAAAAATACGACCTGTTGGACGCAGCTGGCTACAAAGCGGCAGGCGGACAGGATCAGGGGTCAGATACAGATTGGCAGGATTTGCTTTTCAGAACAGCCCTGACCCACCAGCACAATCTCTCTTACGGTGGCGGTGATGCATCAGGTAACTATCGTTTTTCTCTTGGTTATATGAACCAGGACGGTATCGTTCAGACATCGAATGTAAAACGTTACAGCGTTGGTTTCAGCGGAACAAAGAAATTTATCGGGGACAAACTGACAATCGGAAGTAACCTGAACTTTGCAAATACACAAGACACCGGTGTTCCTATTTCTGAAAACATTGGTTTTGAAGGTGATTTAATGGGTAGCATTCTTAAAGCAAACCCAACCCGTCCGGCTTACAGAGGCGACACATTGAACCAGTCCACTACTACTGAGCCTAACCCGCTGGCATTTGTTAATCTTTCAAAAGATAACAGCAACACGCTTCGTGCTTTGGGTAACATCAATGCGGAACTGGAAATTTTCAGCGGCTTGAAGTTCAAAACTGTTTTGGGTTTTGATAAATCAATGTCAACAAGAAAACAGGCTTATTCAAGAGATCTTGTTGTTGCGGGTATTGAAAAAATCGGTCGCGTTTATATTCGTGACGTAGAAAGCAACAACCAGTTGATGGAAAACTATTTCACTTATGATAAGGAAATCGGAAGTGTTACTTTAAATGCACTTTTGGGTTATTCTTATCAGAGTTTTGAAAGCGGTAGCAAAAACGTTGCAGCGGCGAATTTCCGTACGAATGACCTGGATCTCATGATCAATAACCTGGGTATCGCCGGAACTGTGGGTATTAAGGATGCAACAGCATTATCCAGTGTTGGTTCGGTTATCCAAAATTCAAGCTATGTGAAAGATGAGCTGCAATCATACTTCGGTCGTGTAAACCTGGGTTTTGGAAGCAAATACTTGTTCACTGGTACATTGCGCGTCGATGGTTCATCCAAATTCGGTGGAAACAACAAATATGGTTATTTCCCATCAGGAGCATTCAAATGGAAATTGGTAGAAGAGAATTTTATTCCTAAAACTGTATTCACTGATCTTTCTCTTAGAGTTGGTTTCGGGGTTACCGGTAACCAGGCAATTCCTCACAATGTATACGACAGACGCGACAGATACAGCGACTACGCAATCAACCAGGGCGGTGACGGCATCACAGGCGGTGGTTTGAACGCGGTTGCATTCAACAACCCGGATTTGAAATGGGAATCAACGGCTGCATTCAACTTGGGAATTGATTTCTCTATCCTGAAAGGCAGATTAAGTGGAACTGTTGATCTTTACAACAAAAGCACAAAAGATCTTCTTTTCAAAGTTGTGGCTGCCCAGCCTGCTCCGAATCCATTCGTTTATCGAAACCTGGATACAGATATTCAGAACCGCGGTATTGAATTGGCTTTGACGGGTGTTATTGTTGATGGCAAGAAATTCACGTGGGAAATGGTCTTGAATGGATCTTACAACAAAAACCTTGTGAAAAACCTGATCGGAACTTATGATACGGGTGAAATCAACGGTCAGGGTCTTTCAGGTGCATTTGCACAGCGTTTGGCAGAAGGACAGCCTTTGTTCGCTTACTTCCTGCGTGAGTTCGGCGGATTCGATGACAACGGAAATTCACTTTACCCAAATGGTGACTTCCAGCAATTCCTGGGTGGCAAAAGCCCGCTTCCAAAAGTTAACGCTGGTCTTACCAATAACTTAACATTCGGAGCGTTTGATATGAGCTTGTTCTTCAATGGTGTTTTTGGTCACTATCTATACTCAAACACTGCGAATGCATTCTTTACACAAGGCTCATTTGCAAACGGTCGTAACGTGACAAAAGATGTGATTGGTAACGGCGAAGGCGCATTAAACGCACCGGACGTATCAACCCGCTTCCTTGAAAAAGGTAACTTTATCAGACTTCAGAATTTGTCTCTGGGATATCGCGTTCCTATGAAAGCGAACAAAGTCCTGAGCAATGCAAGGGTTTTCGTTACAGGTCAAAATTTATTAACTTTTACAAAGTATAGCGGACAGGATCCAGAGGTTAGTACAAACAAATCGTTGAATGATATTCCTTCGTTTGGAATTGACTATACGGCTTACCCGAGAGCAAGGACGTGGACAGTGGGTGTTAATGTTTCATTCTAA